The nucleotide sequence CCGGTGGTGGGTATCAACGACTCGGGCGGCGCCCGCATCCAGGAAGGCGACGACTCGCTCTCCGGCTACGGCCAGGTCTTTTACCGCAATGTGCTCGCGTCGGGTGTGATGCCCCAGATCTCGATCATCGCCGGTCCTTGCGCCGGCGGCGCGGCCTACAGCCCCGCGCTGACGGACTTCATCATCATGACCCGGAAGAACGCCAACATGTTCATCTGCGGCCCGGAGGTCATCAAGGCGGCGACCGGTCAGACGGTTACCATGGACGAGATCGGCAGTGCCTCCGTCAACGCCAGTGTCAGCGGCAATGTGCATTTCACGGCCGAGGACGACGCCGAGGCGCTGGCCCTCGCGCGGCGCCTGCTGGCCTTCCTGCCGGCGAACAACGTGATGGATCCGCCACACGCGCCGACGCCGAGTCTGAACATGGCGCCGGACCCGGTCATGAACGAGCTGGTGCCGTCCGATGCGAAGATGCCGCTCGACATCAACAAGATCATCAGCCGGCTGGTGGACAACGGCGATTTCCTCGAGGTGCATCGCGAGTGGGCGAAGAACCTGGTCGTCGGCTTCGGCCGCGTGCAGGGAATCGTGTGCGGCATCGTGGCCAACCAGCCAATCGTGAAGGCCGGCACGCTCGACATCGACTCGTCGGACAAGGGTGCGCGGTTCATCCGCTTCTGCAACGCCTTCAACATCCCGATCGTCACGCTCGTGGACATCCCCGGTTTCATGCCGGGCGTGGCCCAGGAGCGCGGGGGCATCATCCGCCACGGCGCGAAGATGCTCTTCGCCTATGCGGCGGCCTCCGTGCCGAAGATCACCTTCATTCTCCGCAAGGCCTACGGTGGCGCTTACCTCGCGATGTGCAGCTCCGACATGGGAGCCGACCTCGTCTACGCGTGGCCGACGGCCGAGATCGCGGTGATGGGCGCCGAGGGCGCCGTGAAAATCCTCTACAAGCGTGAGATTGCTGCCGCGAAGGATCCGAAGGCCAAGGAGGCCGAACTCGCCGCGGAATACCGCGACAAGTTCGCCTCGCCCTACCAGGCGGCCCGCAAGGGCCTGATCACCGACGTCATCGAGCCGGCGCAGACCCGCGGCACCCTGGCGATGGCGCTGCGCAACACGCTCTCGAAACGCGAAACCCGTCCGCCCAAGAAACACGGCAACATGCCGCTCTGATCATGTCTGGCTTCCTGCATCTTCCCCTGGCCGAGACGGCCGGTTTTCCCTGGCTGAACCTGATCTGGGTTCTCGTCAGCATCACGGTCCTGATGTTCGCCGTCGCCGGCCTCGGTCGCTGGCTGGCGGCGACGCA is from Lacunisphaera limnophila and encodes:
- a CDS encoding acyl-CoA carboxylase subunit beta — protein: MAIEARFLKELETRRKTARAAGGEDKLEARRAKGLMNARERVEALFQPGTFMEWGLHADHDCHDFGMEGKPMPGDGVITGVGYVDGRPVAVFSQDFTVGGGALGRIHSKKICDLMDYAMRAGIPVVGINDSGGARIQEGDDSLSGYGQVFYRNVLASGVMPQISIIAGPCAGGAAYSPALTDFIIMTRKNANMFICGPEVIKAATGQTVTMDEIGSASVNASVSGNVHFTAEDDAEALALARRLLAFLPANNVMDPPHAPTPSLNMAPDPVMNELVPSDAKMPLDINKIISRLVDNGDFLEVHREWAKNLVVGFGRVQGIVCGIVANQPIVKAGTLDIDSSDKGARFIRFCNAFNIPIVTLVDIPGFMPGVAQERGGIIRHGAKMLFAYAAASVPKITFILRKAYGGAYLAMCSSDMGADLVYAWPTAEIAVMGAEGAVKILYKREIAAAKDPKAKEAELAAEYRDKFASPYQAARKGLITDVIEPAQTRGTLAMALRNTLSKRETRPPKKHGNMPL